Proteins encoded within one genomic window of Bos mutus isolate GX-2022 chromosome 9, NWIPB_WYAK_1.1, whole genome shotgun sequence:
- the LOC102284865 gene encoding olfactory receptor 5D13-like, translating to MLLSEGNQSIILTLILLGFSEYPELQVPLFLVFLSIYTITVMGNLGMIIIIKVNSKLHTIMYFFLSHLSFVDFCFSTVVTPKLLENLIVEYRTISFSGCIAQFCFACLFGVAETFMLAAMAYDRFVAVCNPLLYTTVMSPKCCALLVAGSYSWGVVCSVTLTYFLLALSYCKSSTINNFICDHSVIVSVSCSDPYITQMLCSIIAIFNEASSLVIILMSYIFIFITVMGMSSASGLWKTFSTCASHLTAISIFHGPILFLFCIPNPKTPWLTVKVTSVFHTVMIPMLNPLIYSLRNKEVKNTFTRLVHYEVP from the exons ATGCTGCTATCAGAAGGAAACCAGAGCATCATACTCACACTTATTCTCCTGGGTTTTTCAGAATATCCAGAACTCCAGGTCCcacttttccttgttttcttgtcTATCTACACAATCACTGTGATGGGGAATTTAGGCATGATCATAATCATCAAGGTCAATTCAAAACTCCACACGATCATGTACTTTTTCCTTAGTCACTTGTCCTTTGTCGATTTCTGTTTTTCTACTGTAGTTACACCCAAACTGTTGGAGAATTTGATTGTGGAGTACagaaccatctctttctctggttGCATTGCACAATTTTGTTTTGCTTGCCTGTTTGGTGTAGCAGAAACATTCATGTTAGCAgcaatggcctatgaccgctttGTGGCAGTCTGCAACCCCTTGCTCTATACCACTGTGATGTCTCCGAAGTGTTGTGCTCTGTTGGTGGCTGGCTCTTACTCATGGGGTGTAGTGTGCTCCGTGACACTCACATATTTTCTTCTTGCATTATCCTATTGCAAGTCTAGCACcataaataattttatctgtGACCACTCTGTAATTGTTTCTGTCTCCTGCTCAGATCCCTATATCACTCAGATGTTATGTTCTATTATTGCCATATTCAATGAGGCAAGCAGCCTGGTGATTATTCTGATGtcctatatattcatttttatcacTGTTATGGGGATGTCTTCTGCAAGTGGGCTCTGGAAAACCTTCTCCACCTGTGCTTCCCACCTGACAGCCATCAGCATCTTCCATGGacccatcctttttcttttttgcattcctaACCCCAAAACTCCTTGGCTCACAGTTAAAGTGACTTCTGTGTTTCACACAGTAATGATTCCTATGTTGAACCCTTTGATATACAGCTTGAggaataaagaagtaaaaaatacatTCACAAGATTAGT ccactatgaggtacca
- the LOC102275665 gene encoding olfactory receptor 1165: MMDERNLSAGITFVLLGFSEYPQLQVPLFLVFLAVYTVSVVGNLGMIVIIRINPKLHTPMYFFLRHLSFLDFCYSSVTTPKLLEILVVDTRTISYVGCMMQFFFGCTLVITEMFMLAVMAYDQFAAVCNPLLYKVAMSPKLCSLLFAGTYTWGGMCSLTITRSLLELSFCNSNIIHHFGCEYSAIVSASCSDSYSQMICFIISTLNEMCSFMIILASYIFLIVTIIKLPSAGGLRKAFSTCASHLTAITIFHGVILLLYCVPNSRSSWLFIKFATVLYTVVIPMLNPFIYSLRNDDVKETIRRLVNTKMFSHPM, translated from the coding sequence ATGATGGATGAGAGAAATCTGAGTGCTGGAATCACCTTCGTCCTCTTGGGCTTCTCAGAATACCCGCAGCTCCAGGTGCCCCTCTTCTTGGTTTTCTTGGCTGTCTATACTGTCTCTGTGGTGGGGAACCTGGGTATGATTGTGATCATCAGAATCAATCCCAAActtcacacccccatgtacttctttctcagacatctctcctttcttgatttttgtTACTCTTCTGTAACCACACCCAAACTCTTAGAGATCTTGGTTGTGGACACAAGGACTATCTCCTACGTGGGTTGCATGATGCAATTCTTCTTTGGTTGCACACTTGTGATTACGGAGATGTTCATGTTAgcagtgatggcctatgaccaaTTTGCGGCTGTTTGTAACCCCCTTCTCTACAAGGTTGCTATGTCTCCTAAGCTCTGCAGCCTCCTGTTCGCTGGAACCTACACATGGGGTGGAATGTGTTCCTTGACAATCACACGTTCTCTTTTAGAGCTGTCCTTCTGCAATTCTAACATCATACACCACTTTGGCTGTGAGTATTCTGCCATTGTCTCTGCCTCTTGCTCTGACTCTTACAGTCAGATGATATGTTTTATCATTTCTACTCTCAATGAGATGTGTAGTTTCATGATTATCCTCGCCTcctatattttcttaattgtcaCAATCATCAAGCTGCCTTCAGCTGGTGGACTCCgaaaagccttctccacctgtgcctcCCACCTGACTGCCATCACCATTTTCCATGGGGTCATCCTTCTTCTCTACTGTGTACCCAACTCCAGAAGCTCATGGCTGTTCATCAAATTCGCCACTGTGCTTTACACAGTAGTGATCCCCATGCTAAACCCCTTTATCTACAGCCTTAGAAATGATGATGTGAAGGAGACCATCAGAAGATTAGTCAACACCAAAATGTTTTCTCACCCAATGTAA